Part of the Cellulomonas hominis genome, CCAGCCACGCCATGTTCTCCACGACCCCGACGACGCCCTGGCGGGTCTGGGTCGCGATCGACCCGGCGCGCTCGGCGACCTCCGCGGCCGCGACCTGCGGGGTCGTCACCACGACGATCTCCGACCCCGGCAGCAGCTGCGCCACGGAGATCGCGATGTCGCCGGTCCCGGGCGGCAGGTCCAGCAGCAGCACGTCGAGGTCGCCCCAGAAGACGTCCGCGAGGAACTGCTGCAGCGCGCGGTGCAGCATCGGCCCGCGCCACACCACGGGCTGGCCCGGCGGGACGAACATGCCGATCGAGATGACCTTGACCTCGTGCGCGATCGGCGGCAGCAGCATCTCGTCCACCCGCGTGGGCGGCTGGGTGACGCCGAGCATCCGGGGGATCGAGAAGCCGTAGATGTCCGCGTCGACGACGCCGACCCGCAGCCCGTCGGCCGCCATCGCGACCGCGAGGTTCGCGGTGACCGACGACTTGCCGACGCCGCCCTTGCCGGAGGCGATCGCGAACACCTTGGTCAGCGACGTGGGCTTGCTGAACGGGATCTCGGGCTCGGGACCGCCGCGCAGGCGCTCGGTGAGCGCGGCGCGCTGCTCCGGGCTCATGACGCCGAGCGCCATCCGGACCTCCGCGACGCCCTCGACGGACTCGACCGCGGCCGTGACGTCCTTCGTGATCGTGTCGCGCAGCGGGCAGCCGGCCGTCGTGAGGTCGATGCCGACGGTGACCCGCGCGCCCTCGGGGAGCGAGGTGTCGACGTCCACCGAGCGGACCATGCCCAGGTCCGTGATCGGGCGGCGGATCTCCGGGTCGACCACCCGGGTCAGGGCCTCGCGCACGGCGGCGGCGACGGCCTCGGGATCACGGGGGTCCAGGGCGGGCGGCATGCCGTCCATCGTAGGTCCGCCCGCGGGGGACCCCCGCCGCCGGGGCGCGCTGCCGCGGTGCGACGGTCAGGCGGTGTCGCGCGCGACGCGCTCGCCCGTGCCCCGGGCGCGGTCCGGCTCGTCCTCCTCGGCGGCCGCGCGCTCCTCGGCCAGCTCCTCCAGCAGGTTGCGCAGCTCCGACCGCACGAAGTCGCGGGTCGCGACCTCGGACAGGGCGATGCGCAGGGCGGCCATCTCGCGGGCGAGGAACTCGGTGTCGGCGAGGTTCCGCTCGGCGCGCTGCCGGTCCTGCTCGGCCTGGACGCGGTCCCGGTCGGTCTGCCGGTTCTGCGCGAGCAGGATGAGCGGCGCGGAGTACGACGCCTGCAGCGACAGCATGAGGGTCAGCGCGGTGAACCCGTTGGCCGCGGAGTCGAACCGCAGGTGCTCCGGGCCCCACGAGTTCCACACCAGCCACGCGATGCAGAACAGGCTCAGCCACAGCAGGAACCGCGGCGTGCCCATGAACCGGGCGATGCCCTCGGAGACCTTGCCGAAGGCGTCCTCCTGGAGGCGCGGCAGCAGCTGGCGGCGGGAGGCCTTCGGGGTGTCGAGGCGCTCAGGCACGACGGCCTCCCCTCGGGACGGGACGCGGGGCGGACGGGCTGACCACGGGGACCGCGCCGGTCGTCGGCGGCACCTCCTCGTCGGTCTCGCGCCAGTCCTCGGGCAGCAGGTGGTCCAGCACGTCGTCGACGCTGACCGCCCCGAGCAGGCGGCGCTCGCCGTCCACGACCGGGATGGCCAGCAGGTCGTAGGTCGCCATCCGCCGCGTGACCGCCAGCAGGGGCGCGTCCGCGGTGACCGGCTCGATGTCGGTGTCCACGGCGGTGCCGATCGCCTCGTGCGGGGGCTCGCGCAGCAGGCGCTGCAGGTGCACGACGCCGATGAACCGGCCGGTGGGGGTCTCGAGCGGGGGCCGCACGACGAACACCATCGACGCCAGGGCGGGGGTGAGGTCGCGACGCCGCACGTGCGCGAGCGCCGCGGCGATCGGGGTCTCCGGGCCGAGGACCACCGGCTCGGTCGTCATCAGGCCGCCCGCGGTGTTCTCCTCGTAGGCCAGCAGCCGGCGGACGTCGCGGGCCTCCTCCGGCTCCATGAGCTCGAGCAGCTCGGCCGCCTGGTCGTCGGGCAGCTCGCCGAGCAGGTCGGCCGCGTCGTCGGGCTGCATGGCCTCGAGGACGTCGGCGGCGCGGGCGCGCTCCAGGCCGGACAGGATCGCGACCTGGTCGTCCTCCGGGAGCTCCTCGAGGACGTCGGCGAGCCGCTCGTTGTCCATCGCCGCGGCCACCTCGAGCCGCCGCGTGGTCGTGAGGTCGTGCAGGACGTCGGCGAGGTCGGCGGGCTTGAGCTCGTCGTACTGCGCGAGCAGGAGCGCGGCGCCCTGGTCGGCGGACGTCCGCGCGAGGCCCGCGATCTCCTCGATGTCCAGCAGCTCGGGCTCGCCCCGCCGGCGCAGCAGCCCGCCGCGGCCCGGGCGGTGCTTGCGCACGAACACCTTGGACACCAGCCAGTCGCCGTTGCGCTGCCGCTCGATGGCGACGTCCTCGACGGTCGCGTGCCCGGTGCCGTCCGCGAGCCGGACGGTGCGGTCGAACAGCTCGCCGACCACGAGCGTCTCGAACGGGCGCTGCTCGAAGCGGCGCATGTTCACCAGCCCGGTGGAGATCACCTGGCCCGCGTCGATCGCCGTGACCCGGGTCAGCGGGACGAACACCCGGCGCCGCCCCGGCACCTCCACGACCAGGCCGACGGCCCGCGGGGCGCCCTTGGGGCGCAGCAGGACGACGACGTCGCGCACCCGCCCGACCTGGTCGCCGATGGGGTCGAAGACGGAGGTCCCGGCGAGCCGCGCGACGAACACTCGGGTCCCGGGGCCGCTCACGGGGGTCAGCGTAGACGCCGCGTCGCGGCGGTCGCAGCGTGGCACGGCGGGACCTGGGCAGAACCTGGACCTCGACCATGAAGTCCCTGCGCAGCGGCCCGGGACCTGGCGGCCGGGCGGCCCGCTGGGTGAGGATGGAGCCATGTCGTTCACCGGAGCCCGCGTCCCCCGCACGCCCACGCTGCCGCAGGGCGAGACCGTCGCGTCCTACGGCACCTACCTCGAGGCGCAGCGGGCGGTGGACCACCTGTCCGACCGGCAGTTCCCGGTGCAGCTCGTGACGATCGTCGGCACCGACCTCAAGATGGTCGAGCGGGTCACCGGGCGGCTCACCTACGCGCGCGTCGCGATGGGCGGGTTCGGGTCCGGGGCGTGGTTCGGCGTGTTCGTCGGCCTGCTCTTCATGCTGACGAGCAACAACGCGGGGATCCTGCTGACCGCGGTCCTCGTCGGCGGCGGGTTCGGCCTGCTGTTCTCGGTGATCCTCTACTCGTTCACCGGCGGCAAGCGGGACTTCACGTCGCAGAGCCAGATCGTCGCGTCGCAGTACGCGGTGCTGTGCCAGCGGGAGAAGGCGGACGACGCGCGGCTGCTGCTGCGCGAGCTCGGCGGCGTCCGCGCCGGCGCGCCGACGCCGGTGCCGCCGGCCGCGCCGTTCGGGGCGCGGCCGTCCGACCCGACCGGGACGTACCCGGTCGCCCCGGCCGCCCCGCCCGCGCCCGCGCAGCCGGGCGAGCCGGTGCAGCCGCGGTACGGCCAGCTCGCCCCGCAGCCCGCGCAGCCGCCGGCCGAGCCGCGGTACGGCCAGCTCGCGCCGCAGCAGCCGCAGCCGCCCGCCTCGCCGGAGCCGCCGGCCGCCGAGCCGCCGACGGGCCCGGCGCCCGACAAGCAGGACTGACCAGGGACGGAGCAGGGGCCGCCGCCCCGGGTCAGCGCCCGAGCAGCCCCGCCATCCAGGCCTCGACGTCCTCCGGCCGGCGGGGCAGCGCGGCCGACAGGTTCTCGTTCCCGTCCGCGGTCACGAGCACGTCGTCCTCGATCCGCACGCCGATGCCGCGCAGCTCCTCGGGGACCCGCAGGTCGTCCGCCTGGAAGTACAGGCCCGGCTCGATCGTGAACACCATGCCGGGCTCCAGCACCGCGTCCAGGTACATCTCGCGGCGCGCCTGGGCGCAGTCGTGCACGTCGAGGCCGAGGTGGTGGCTGGTGCCGTGCACCATCCACCGGCGGTGCTGCTGGCCCTCGGGGTCGAGCGACTCGGCGGCGGACACCGGGAGCATGCCCCACTCGTCGAGACGGGCGGCGACGACCTCCATGGCCGCCGCGTGCACGTCCCGGAACCGCGCCCCCGGCACGGCGACCGCGAACGCGGCGTCCGCGGCGTCCAGCACGGCCTGGTACACCCGGCGCTGCGCGTCCGTGAACGTGCCGTCCACGGGGAGCGTGCGGGTGATGTCGGCGGTGTAGAGCGAGTCGACCTCGACGCCGGCGTCGATCAGCACGAGCTCGCCCTCGCGGACCTGGCCGTCGTTGTCCGTCCAGTGCAGCGTGGTGGCGTGCGTGCCGGCCGCGGCGATCGTCTCGTAGCCGACGTAGTTGCCCTCGACGCGGGCCTGGGACAGGAACGTGCCCTCGATGACGCGCTCGCCGCGGCGGTGCGCGACCGCCTCCGGCAGCCGGCGCACGACGGTCTCGAAGCCCTCGACCGTCGCGGCCACCGCGCGGCGCAGCTCGCCGACCTCGTGCTCGTCCTTGACCAGGCGCAGCTCCGACAGCGCCTCCACCAGCGCGGCGTCGCGCTCGCCGGCGTCCTCCGTGGCGCGGATCTCCTCGACCACGGCCTCCACCGCCTCGTCGACCTCGGGGACCACGAGCAGCCGGATGCCGTCGGTGCCGACGTCCTTGGCCAGGGCGTCCCGCAGGTCGTCGCTGTGCGCGGTGCGGATGCCCGTGACGGTCTGCATGTCCTCGAGCGTCGGGCGGGGGCCGACCCAGAACTCGCCGTACCGGGCGTCCGAGAAGAACTCCTCGGTGTCCCGCCCGGCCAGCGGCCGCATGTAGAGCACCGCGCGGTGCGTGGACCGTGTGCCGTCGGGGAGCTCGTCGCCCTCGCCGTCCGCCGCCGGGTGCAGCACGAGCACCGCGTCCGGCTCCTGCTCGCCGCCCAGGCCGGTCAGGTGCGCGAACCCCGAGTGCGGGCGGAACCGGTAGTCCGTGTCGTTCGAGCGCACCTTGTACGCGCCCGCGGGGACGACCAGGCGCTCGCCCGGGAACCGCTCCGCGAGCCGCGCGCGGCGCACCGCGGTGAACGGCGCGACGTCGGCGGGCACCGCCGTGCTCGCCGGGCGCTCCGCCCAGCCGGACGTCACCCACTCCAGGAAGGCGGCGGAGGACGGGCGCTGGCTGCGGTTCTGGCCGCGGTCGGCGAGGGTCTGCTCGTCCTGCGCGTGCGCGGGGGAGGACTCGGGCGTGGGTTCGGTGGCCATGCGCCCCAGTCTGGCACCGCCCGGCGGGCGCCGTCGGGCCCCCGGTCCCGGGGTTCCGCGCCGGTAGGCTTCCGCGGTGCGCATCGACCTCCACACCCACTCGTCGGCCTCGGACGGGACCGAGCCGCCCGCGGGCGTGGTGGCCGCGGCGGCCGCCGCGGGCCTCGACGTCGTGGCGCTCACCGACCACGACACGACCGCCGGGTGGGACGAGGCGTCCGCCGCCGCGCGGGAGCACGGCATCGCCCTGGTGCCCGGCACCGAGGTGTCGGCGCTGTCCCGCGGCGTGAGCGTGCACCTGCTGTCCTACCTGCAGGACCCGGCCGACCCGGCGCTCGCGGACGTGATCGCGCGGACCCGGGACGCACGGCTGCACCGCGGGCGGGCGATCGTCGAGCGGCTCGCGCAGGACCTGCCGATCACCTGGGACGACGTCGTCGCGCAGCAGGCGCCCGGCACCGTCGTCGGCCGCCCGCACATCGCCGACGCCCTCGTCGCCCTCGGCGTGGTGCCCGACCGCTCCGCCGCGTTCGCCGACCTGCTGTCCGCGCGCGGCCGGTACTACGTGCCGTACTACGCCCCGGAGGCGACCGAGGCCGTCGAGGCGATCCGCGCGTCCGGCGGTGTGCCCGTGTTCGCGCACCCGGGCGCCGACGGGCGCGGCCGGATCGTGCCCGACGCGGTGATCGCGGAGCTCGCCGACGCCGGCCTCGCGGGGCTGGAGGTGCACCACCGCGACCACGGCCCCGAGCAGCGCGCCCGGCTGACCGCGCTCGCGGACCGGCTGGGGCTGCTCGTCACCGGGTCCAGCGACTACCACGGCACCGGCAAGGAGAACCTGCTGGGCGAGAACACCACCGCCCCGGACGCGCTCGCGGAGATCGAGCGTCAGGGCAGGGTCGCGGTGGTGGGACGATGAGCACCGTGCTCGACTGGCGCCTCCTGTCCGAGGTCTTCATCACCCTGTTCGTCATCATGGACCCGCCCGGGACCGTCCCGATCTTCCTCGGCCTGACCGGCGCGATGACCCGGCTGCAGCGCAACCGGGCCGCCCGGCAGGCGATCCTCGTCGCGTTCGGCGTCATCCTCGTGTTCGCGGTGTTCGGGCAGAGCCTGCTGTCCTACATGCACATCTCGCTGCCCGCGCTCCAGGCGTCCGGCGGCCTGCTGCTGCTCCTCGTCGCCATGGAGCTGCTGACCGGCAAGGCCGAGGAGCCGCAGCCGTCCGGCAACGCCAAGGTGAACGTCGCGCTGGTGCCGCTCGGGACCCCGCTGCTGGCCGGGCCCGGTGCGATCGTCGCCGTCATGGTGTTCGTGCAGCAGAGCGACGGGACGCTCGCCGACTGGCTGGCGATCGCGCTCGGCATCGTGCTGGTGCACATCACGCTGTGGCTCGCGATGCGGTTCGCCGGGGTGATCCACCGCCTGCTGGGGGAGTCCGGGACCACGCTGGTCACGCGGATCGCCGGTCTGCTGCTCGCGGCCATCGCCGTGCAGCTCGTCGCCGACGCGGTCGTGGCGTTCGTCGAGGCCGCCTGACGGGGTGCGCCGCGGCGTCCGCGGGGTGACGATCGGGGGGTGACCCCCACGACCGGCACCCTGCGCGGGCGGCTCGGTGGCGAGCTGTTCGCCCGGGTCGCCGGCCCGCGCGGCGCCCAGGTGCGCGAGCGGATCCACGGCACGCCCGGCCCCCGCTGGTTCGGCCCCGACGACGCCATCCGCCGCGTGCACGGCGACGCGTCGATGTTCGTCGGGGGGCTCACCGCGCTGCTCCTGCAGTCCTGGCACCCGCTCGCGATGGCCGCCGTCGCCGCGCACTCCGGCTACCGCGGCGACCCCTGGGGCCGGCTGCAGCGCACCAGCACCTTCCTCGCCGTGACGACGTTCGGCACCGCCGAGCACGCCCAGCAGGCCGTCGACACCGTCCGGGCGATCCACGACCGGGTGCGAGGGGTGACCGCGGACGGGCTGCCGTACGCCGCGTCCGACCCGCACCTGCTCGAGTGGGTGCACCTCACCGAGGCGCACGCGTTCCTCACCGCGCACCAGCGGTACGGCGCCCACCCGCTCGACGCCGCCGGCTGCGACGCCTACGTCGCCCAGGGCGCCCGCGTCGGCCGGGCCCTCGGCGCGCTCGACCTGCCGGACACCGTGGCGGGCCTCCGGGCGCGGCTCGACGGCTACCTGCCCGAGCTCCGCGGGACGCCCGAGGCCCGGGAGGCCGCGGAGTTCCTGCTTGCCGACCCGCCCGTGCCCGTCCCCGTGCGGCTGCCGTACGCCGTGCTCGCGGCGGCCTCGATCGGGCTGCTGCCGCGGGCGGCCCGGGCGCCGCTGGGGCTGCCGGACCGGCCCCGCCTGGACGCGACCCTGGCCCGCGCCGGCGGGCACGCGGTCACCCGCGCGGTGCGCTGGGCCCTCGCGACGACGCCCCCGCCGCCGACGGCGGACGCCGCGGGCTGACGCGGGCCGCGAGGTCGTCGGTCGCGCCCGGGCGAGGCCGCGGCCGGGCCGGGCTGCGGCAGCCGCGAGGTCGTCGGGTGCGCCCGAGGTCGTCGGTTCCGCACCCGCGCGACGGGCGCAACCGACGACGTCGGCACCCGGGCCCCGGCCCCATGGTCACGCACTCGCGAGGTCGAGGGTTTCGTGCGAGGTCGAGGGTTTCCGCGCGGTCCGGTGAGGGAAACCCTCGACCTCGGCGACCGGAGCCGCCCCCGGGCGCGCCCCGCCCGGACAGCGCGAGGGCGCCCCGTCGGGTGACGGGGCGCCCTCGCGGGTGCTGCGGGTGCCGGGGGCTCAGCCCTCGGCCGGGGCCTCCGGGGCGTCGCCCGCGGGACGGCCCCCGCGGGTGCGACGGCGGTTCCGGCGGCGGCGCGGCGCGGCGCCGGCCTCGTCGGGACCCGTGGCACCCACGGCCGGGCCGGTGGCGGGCTCGGCGCCGGCCTCGGCCGGGCGGTCGCCGGAGCCCGAGCCGCGGCGGCGGTTGCGGGAGCGCCCGCCCTCGCGGCCCTCGCGCGCCTCGGACCCGCCGGAGCGCCCGCGCTCGCCACGCCCGCCGTCGCGGTCGCCGCGACCGGAGGAGTGGCGCTTGCCGGTCTCGCCGAGGTCCTCGATCGCCTCGGCGTCCAGGCCCTCGCGGGTGCGCTTCGAGCGGGGCAGCCGGCCCGTCGTGCCCTCGGGGATGCCGAGGTCCGTGAACAGGTGCGGCGAGCTGGAGTAGGTCTCCTGCGGCTCCGGGAACCCGAGTTCGAGGGCCTTGTCGATGAGGCCCCAGCGCGGCACGTCGTCCCAGTCGACGAACGTCACGGCGGTGCCCTTGTGCCCGGCGCGGCCGGTGCGGCCGGTGCGGTGCAGGTAGGTCTTCTCGTCCTCGGGGCACTGGTAGTTCACGACGTGGGTCACGTCGTCGACGTCGATGCCGCGGGCGGCGACGTCGGTGGCGACCAGGACGTCGACCTTGCCGTTGCGGAACGCGCGCAGCGCCTGCTCGCGGGCGCCCTGGCCGAGGTCGCCGTGCAGCGCACCGGCGGCGAACCCGCGCTCGATGAGCTCGTCCGCGACCTTCGCGGCGGTGCGCTTGGTGCGGGCGAACACGATGGTCAGGCCGCGGCCCTCGGCCTGCAGCAGGCGGGCGAGCACCTCGACCTTGTCGAGGGCGTGCGCGCGGTAGACGACCTGCTTGATGTTCTTGACGGTCTTGCCCGCGTCGTCCGGCTCGCTGGCGCGGATGTGCGTCGGCTGGGTCATGTAGCGGCGCGCCATCGCGACGACGGCGCCCGGCATGGTGGCCGAGAACAGCATGGTGTGCCGGGACGCGGGGGTGCGGGCCAGCAGCTTCTCGACGTCGGGCAGGAAGCCGAGGTCGAGCATCTCGTCGGCCTCGTCCAGCACGACGCACTTGACGCGGGACAGGTCCAGGTGGCCCTGGTTCATCAGGTCGATCATGCGGCCCGGCGTGCCGACGACCACCTCGACGCCGCGGTTCAGCATCTCGATCTGCGGCTCGTAGGCGCGGCCGCCGTACAGCAGGGCGACGCGCACGGACCGGCGCCTCGACGCGGTCTCCAGGTCGCCGGCCACCTGCACCGCGAGCTCGCGGGTCGGGACGACGACGAGGGCCTGCGGCTTGCCCGGCGCGGGCAGGGCGTCGAAGCCCTCCTCGTCCGGCGCGACGACGCGGTGCAGCAGCGGGACGCCGAAGCCGAGCGTCTTGCCGGTGCCGGTCTTGGCCTGGCCGATGATGTCGTGGCCGGACAGCGCCACGGGCAGGGTCATCGCCTGGATGGGGAACGGGGTGGTGATGCCGGCGTCGGCGAGGGCGGCGACGATCTCCGGGCGGACGTCGAAGTCCGCGAAGGTCACGTCGGCGGCCTGGACGGACGCGGCGGTGGGCACGTCGACGGTGTCGGCGACGACGTCCTCGGGGAGGACGGTGGGTTCGGTCGAGGTCACGGACTGCTCTTCACTCGTGAAGGTGGCGTGCCGCGCGCCGCTCCCGGGACCGGGCACCGGCGGGCATCGCCACGGATGGTCCGGCAGCCGATCGTGCAGGTCAGTCGAGGCGGTCCGGACGCCCGGGGGCGTCACGCCGCGCTCGGAGCACCGAGGTCGAGACGACCGGGCAACCGATGAACACCTCCCATGATACGCACGCGACCCCTCGGCGACCGGGGAACCGGGCCGCACGGGACGGGAGCCGGGCGCAGCGAGGAACGGATCCACCCCGCACCGGCACGCGGGCGCGCACCGGTGCGGACGGATCCACCGCGCCGGACGGCGGGCGGCGGCGGACCCCGGCGGACTCCCGCGGACCCCCGGGGGCGCCGGGTCAGCGCCCGGCCGCGACCGGCTCCGCGGGCTCCGCCGGCGCGTCCGCGCCAGCCGTCACGGCGCGGACCGCCGCCGCGAGCCGCCGCTGCTGCGTCGCCGCGAGCACGAGCGCCAGGACCGTGGCCGTCACGGTGACCGCGAACGCGGCGGTGTGCCCGGAGACGTCCGCGAGCCGCCCCGCGATGCTCGACCCGAGCGCGTACCCGACGCCGGTCGCCGAGGCCAGTGCGGTCATCGCGGCGCCGGTGCGGCCGGCGGGGACGACCCGCTCGCCCAGGGAGAACACGCCGATCATGTACGGCGCGATCGCGAACCCGAGCACCGCGACGGCCGCTGTCAGCGCGGGCAGCGTGCCGACCAGCAGCAGCGGCCAGGACAGCGCGACCATCGCCGCGGCGGCGACCAGGACGCGCCGCTCCTGCGGGACGCGCGCGGGGATGAACGCGGTCCCGATGCCGGCCGCGGCGCTGCCGACCCCGAGGACGGCGTGGATCAACCCCGCGAGCCCCGGCTGCCCGGCCTGGGTGGCGAGCACGGTGGTGCCGGTCTGGGTGGCGCCGAACAGGATGCCGACCGCGGACTGCGCGACGACCAGCACCGCGAACGCCGGGGTGATCAGGCGGCCGGCGACGCGGGCGTGCGGGCCCGACGCGGTGCGCCGGGCGGTGGGGTGCAGGGCGAACGCCGTCCCGAACACGGCGAGCAGCGCGGCGGCGGTGAGCAGCGCGCCCGCGGGGGACAGGGCGACGGCGACCACGCCCACGAGGGCCGGGCCGATCGCGAACGACGCCTCGTCGACCGCGCCCTCGTAGGAGAACGCGGCGTCGACCAGGCGGCGCTGCTCGATGCCGGTGCCGGCGGTGATCGGCCGCCAGCGCACGCGGGCCAGCGGCCCGACCTGCGGCAGCGCGAGCCCGGTGACGGCGGCGACCGCGACGAGGGCCGCGCCGCCCGCACCGGCGTCCGCGAGCAGGGTCAGGGAGGTCAGCGCGACGGCGCCGGCCAGGGACTGCACGAGGACGACGGGCCGCTGCCCGTACCGGTCGGCCAGCCCGCCGGCGACGGGGGCGCCGATCGCGTTCGCGACGGCGAGGCTCCCGGCGGCGAGCCCGCCGAGGCCGTAGGTGCCGGTCGCCGTGGAGACGAGCAGCAGGGTGCCGAGCTGGGCCATGGCCATGGGCAGCCGGCCGAGGAAGGCGACGAGGACGTAGGCGGGCCCGGCCAGGCGGAACAGGCGGGCGTAGGCGTTCAGGGCGGTCACGAGGGCCTCTCGGGTGCGTCGGTACGACGCGCCTCCCCGCCACCAGGTCGCGTCACAGCCCTCAGCTCCGGCCAGTCTAGCCGCGGCGTTACGCTTCTCGGATGACCGAGGCCGCTCACGGAACCCAGTCGCACGCCCCCGGCCCCGACGCCGCCGACACCGTCGAGCTGCTCGGGCTGGTCGCGCACCTGCAGCACGTCGCGTTCGGCCGGCTCGCCGAGGACGCGCGGGTCGCCCCGACCACCGCGCAGCAGCTCGAGCTCAGCCGGCTCGCCGCCGCGGCCGTGACCCGGCGGGACCGCGTGCTCGCCCGCGTCGTCGAGCTGGGCGGCGACCCCGAGCGCGGCCTGGGCGCGTACGCCCGGCTGCTCGAGGACTTCGACTCCCGCACCCAGCCGAGCACGTGGTGGGAGCGGCTGCTGCGGTCCTACGTGGCCGACGGGGTGTCCGACGACTTCTGCCGGATCGCCGCCGCGGCGGTGGACCCGGAGTCCCGCGTGCTGCTGGAGGAGGTCCTGGACGACGCCGCGCACGCGAACCTCGCGGTCGGCGAGCTCGAGGCGGCCGGCGCGCAGGACGAGGTGCTGGTGTCCCGGCTCGCGCTGTGGGGCCGCCGGCTGGTCGGCGAGGCGCTGGGCGTCGTGCAGCAGGCCATGTCCGCGCACCCGGGCCTGGGCCGGCTGGTGACGCGGCGCGGTGCCGAGGCCGCCGCGCAGGCCGAGTCCCCCGAGCCCGCCGCGGCCGCGGCCGAGGCCGAGGACCTCGCCGCCCCGGCGAAGCTGTTCGGCGAGCTCACCGCGGAGCACACCCGGCGCATGTCCCGGCTCGGTCTCACCGCCTGAGCGGCGCGACCGCCCGCAGGACGACGACGCCCCCGGCACCGTGACGGTGCCGGGGGCGTCGTGCCGCTGGGGGGTCAGATCGCGCCGAAGCCGACCCGGCCCTTCGACTCCGTGCCGATCTCGACGTAGCCGATCGACGCGGACGGCACGACGACGCGCCGGCCCCGGGTGTCGACCAGCTCGAGGACCGGCTTGCCGGTGAGGGCCGCGGTGACGGCGGCGGTGACCTCGTCGGCGGTCTGGTCCGACTCGATCACCAGCTCGCGCGGCAGGTTCTGCACCCCGATCGTGATGTCCACGCTTCGTCGTCTCCTCGCTCGTCCGGTGGCTGCTGCCCCGTCATCCTAGGCCGGGTCGACGTCCTCGGGTCCGGTGCGGGGCTCGCGTTCGCCCTGGGCCGACAGGCCGGGCACGAAGTCCGCCACGCCGCCCCACGCGAGGCGGGCCACCAGGGCGGCCGTCTCGCGGGCGGACGCCTGGTCGGGCGCGCGCAGCCGGCTCGTGGCCGCGGCCTGCGCCATCGCGGCGACGGTCGGCGCGAGGACCCCGGCGGTCGCGGCGGGGACCCCGGCGACGTCGGTGAGGACGGCCCGGAGCCGGTGGGTGACCGCGTCGGTGGCGCGCTCGACGCGGGCCCGGACCTCGAGGTCGTGCCGCACGTCCGACTCGAACAGCAGGGCGGACGACTCGCCCGCGCGGTCGACGAAGTCGAGGTAGGCGCGCACCACGCCGGTGACGATGGCGCGCGCGTCGTGCGGCCGGACCTCGCCCGGCGGGTGCGCGGCGACCGCGGCGTCGACGGCGGACAGCAGCTCGTCGCCGCGGGCGTCGACGACGGTGAGGTAGAGGTCGAGCTTCGACGGGAAGTGCCGGTAGAGCACCGGCTTGCTGACCTCGGCGCGGTCGGCGATGTCGTCCATCGAGACGTGGTGGAAGCCCTCGGACGTGAACAGCTCCTGCGCGATCCTCAGGACCTGGGCGCGACGCAGCGCGCGGGGCATGCGCACCGGGCGTCCGCGGCCGGTCGGGGGCTGGTCCATCGGGCGATGATAGCCAGCGCCGGACGGCCTCCCGGGGCGCGTCCGCGGACCGTCCGCGGCGTGTGGGTGGCGTGTGATGGGATCGGGCCGTGACCGCGATCCCGACCGCCCCGCCGAGCGGCGCCGGCCTGCGCCTGGTGCGGCCCGCGCTCGCCGACGTGCCCGCGCCGGTGCGCCTCGGGGCGGACCAGCGCGCGGTGGTGGACCGCCTGCTCACGGGCGCCGACCGGGCGCTGCTCGTGGTCGGTGCGGCGGGCACGGGCAAGACGC contains:
- a CDS encoding MarC family protein, producing MSTVLDWRLLSEVFITLFVIMDPPGTVPIFLGLTGAMTRLQRNRAARQAILVAFGVILVFAVFGQSLLSYMHISLPALQASGGLLLLLVAMELLTGKAEEPQPSGNAKVNVALVPLGTPLLAGPGAIVAVMVFVQQSDGTLADWLAIALGIVLVHITLWLAMRFAGVIHRLLGESGTTLVTRIAGLLLAAIAVQLVADAVVAFVEAA
- a CDS encoding oxygenase MpaB family protein, coding for MTPTTGTLRGRLGGELFARVAGPRGAQVRERIHGTPGPRWFGPDDAIRRVHGDASMFVGGLTALLLQSWHPLAMAAVAAHSGYRGDPWGRLQRTSTFLAVTTFGTAEHAQQAVDTVRAIHDRVRGVTADGLPYAASDPHLLEWVHLTEAHAFLTAHQRYGAHPLDAAGCDAYVAQGARVGRALGALDLPDTVAGLRARLDGYLPELRGTPEAREAAEFLLADPPVPVPVRLPYAVLAAASIGLLPRAARAPLGLPDRPRLDATLARAGGHAVTRAVRWALATTPPPPTADAAG
- a CDS encoding DEAD/DEAH box helicase, with amino-acid sequence MTSTEPTVLPEDVVADTVDVPTAASVQAADVTFADFDVRPEIVAALADAGITTPFPIQAMTLPVALSGHDIIGQAKTGTGKTLGFGVPLLHRVVAPDEEGFDALPAPGKPQALVVVPTRELAVQVAGDLETASRRRSVRVALLYGGRAYEPQIEMLNRGVEVVVGTPGRMIDLMNQGHLDLSRVKCVVLDEADEMLDLGFLPDVEKLLARTPASRHTMLFSATMPGAVVAMARRYMTQPTHIRASEPDDAGKTVKNIKQVVYRAHALDKVEVLARLLQAEGRGLTIVFARTKRTAAKVADELIERGFAAGALHGDLGQGAREQALRAFRNGKVDVLVATDVAARGIDVDDVTHVVNYQCPEDEKTYLHRTGRTGRAGHKGTAVTFVDWDDVPRWGLIDKALELGFPEPQETYSSSPHLFTDLGIPEGTTGRLPRSKRTREGLDAEAIEDLGETGKRHSSGRGDRDGGRGERGRSGGSEAREGREGGRSRNRRRGSGSGDRPAEAGAEPATGPAVGATGPDEAGAAPRRRRNRRRTRGGRPAGDAPEAPAEG
- a CDS encoding MFS transporter, producing MTALNAYARLFRLAGPAYVLVAFLGRLPMAMAQLGTLLLVSTATGTYGLGGLAAGSLAVANAIGAPVAGGLADRYGQRPVVLVQSLAGAVALTSLTLLADAGAGGAALVAVAAVTGLALPQVGPLARVRWRPITAGTGIEQRRLVDAAFSYEGAVDEASFAIGPALVGVVAVALSPAGALLTAAALLAVFGTAFALHPTARRTASGPHARVAGRLITPAFAVLVVAQSAVGILFGATQTGTTVLATQAGQPGLAGLIHAVLGVGSAAAGIGTAFIPARVPQERRVLVAAAAMVALSWPLLLVGTLPALTAAVAVLGFAIAPYMIGVFSLGERVVPAGRTGAAMTALASATGVGYALGSSIAGRLADVSGHTAAFAVTVTATVLALVLAATQQRRLAAAVRAVTAGADAPAEPAEPVAAGR
- a CDS encoding ferritin-like fold-containing protein — its product is MTEAAHGTQSHAPGPDAADTVELLGLVAHLQHVAFGRLAEDARVAPTTAQQLELSRLAAAAVTRRDRVLARVVELGGDPERGLGAYARLLEDFDSRTQPSTWWERLLRSYVADGVSDDFCRIAAAAVDPESRVLLEEVLDDAAHANLAVGELEAAGAQDEVLVSRLALWGRRLVGEALGVVQQAMSAHPGLGRLVTRRGAEAAAQAESPEPAAAAAEAEDLAAPAKLFGELTAEHTRRMSRLGLTA
- a CDS encoding DUF3107 domain-containing protein, whose amino-acid sequence is MDITIGVQNLPRELVIESDQTADEVTAAVTAALTGKPVLELVDTRGRRVVVPSASIGYVEIGTESKGRVGFGAI
- a CDS encoding TetR/AcrR family transcriptional regulator — translated: MDQPPTGRGRPVRMPRALRRAQVLRIAQELFTSEGFHHVSMDDIADRAEVSKPVLYRHFPSKLDLYLTVVDARGDELLSAVDAAVAAHPPGEVRPHDARAIVTGVVRAYLDFVDRAGESSALLFESDVRHDLEVRARVERATDAVTHRLRAVLTDVAGVPAATAGVLAPTVAAMAQAAATSRLRAPDQASARETAALVARLAWGGVADFVPGLSAQGEREPRTGPEDVDPA